Below is a genomic region from Balneolaceae bacterium.
GACCCCGATTGGTGCCAATTGGCACCTGCTTCCAGCTCGTGCCTCCGTCATCGGTTTGCAGAACCGTGCCATCAAACCCAACGAGTAAACCCGTTTGACCCAGGAAGTGCATCCCCAGTAAACTGTTGGAGGTATTGCCCGCCGTCCGTTTCCAGGTGCTCCCCCCGTCGGAAGTCCGCAGGATCAGGCCGTTGCTTCCAATTGCCAGTCCACTATCCCCGTCCAGAAAATGAACTGCCTTAAGATCCTCGTTTACAACGGTGGACTTCACCGTCCAGTGCTCCCCGAAATCGTCCGTGTAGAGAACCGTCCCCCCGGATCCAACCGCATACGCAACTCCATCCCCACGAAACATAACATCAGTCAGAAACGAAGCCGAACCGCTCTCCTGGCGAGACCAGCTTTCCCCGCCATCTTCGGTATAGAGAATCATCCCGTTTCTTCCCACGGCCATGCCAGACTCCTCACCGTTGAAATCCACCGCCTTTAAAGGCTCCTGAAAATCTGCGTTCCATACCCGCCAGCTTGCACCAAAATCGGCGGTACGCAAAATGCCGCGATTACCAACCGCAATGGCCTTCTCATCTTCTGTCATAACGATGTCATGCACTCCGAAATCGACCTCGTGGACCAACGCCCAGCTCGCGCCCTCATCCCTGGTGACATAAATCCGGGAACTACCCCTGAAACTGGTCACCAGCATGCCCCGTTCCCCGTCCCGGAAGTCGACGGCGACAGCCGTGTGTTCACCTGCATCCGGCAATGCCACCGTGGTCCACCCGGCCTCACCCGTACTGCAACCGACAAGTGCCATAATCAGTATGATGAAGGTATTAACGGTGCATTTTGCATTCATATCCTGCCTCTGTAAGTTCCTGCGATGATACTCGGAGTGTAAATTACAATGCGCTACTAAATATGCAATTTATCCCGACATGATTCAAAAACCCCGCCCTCTGCCCTTCCGCGCATTCCAACGCTCTGCTGCTCATGTTGTACTCTGCACTCTCCTGCTGGTTCTCTCCGGCTGCAACGCCGGCCAAAACAGCCGGGATGATCAACGTCATATTCTCAGTACGGAGTCTCTGAAAGAGGTGTGGACACTCCATAATGAAACCAGCATGTCGCAGGAAACTCCACTGGTCGCCGCGGTTTCGACGGCGGTGACGGACGGTGGGGGAAACCGTTACCTGGCTGATCCTAGTACCATGAGGATTCACGCATATGGCAGCGACGGATCATACCGATGGACAGTGGGAGGCGAGGGCAGCGGACCCGGTTCATTCAATGAAATTTCCGCTCTCTATGCAGGGGAAGAACATCTTTATGTATACGATTATCCTGGCTCCGCCATGACGCAATATACCCTGGGTGGCGAACGGGTACAGGAGTGGTCGTTCGGTGAAGGCGGGCATCCGCTCAATCACATTCGGCGTCTGGACAACGGGGAGTTCCTGGTCACGGGATTAAATGAGGACGGCGGAACATTATTGAGTCTGTACACGGCTGACTTCAGGAACAAGAAACAGGACTTTGCCGGATGGCAGGATTTTGTCCGTACGGAGCATCCGGCACTTGAGACTCAGATATTCCGGTCATTTCCGGGTTCTGTCATACCCATCTCCGATTCCACCGCGGCATTCACCCCTGCCTCCTATAACGGAACACTGTACGTCTTCCGCCGAGACCCATCCGGCCAGTGGAGGCGGACAAGCACCCTCCTTGAAGGATACTCCAGGATACCCGATCCCCTCCTCATCCGAACGTCATCGGACGGGAACGACGAACGCAGTCACCTGTCCGGCTTCAACCCCGACGGAGGGTACTTCCACACGGAGTTCCGTTCCATGTCCCACGGCCTCTATCCTCTTGATAACGGTCTCATAGCACATCTCTCCTATAGGCTTAATGAAGACAACCGGTGGAACCTTGTGATCGAGCAATTCGATCCTGAGGAGCTGGAGCTCAGGGACTACATGATCGTTGTAGATTTCATCCCTGACCAGCAGCCCAATCAAATTCCCGTCTGGATGGACAAAGCCGGCCGCATCTACCTGAGCCAGCAGTCCGACACGCCCCTGCGCATCATTCGTACCGATAGCCTGTAGATCACAGAAAACCCCGCCCGCCACCAGGCGAACGGGGTTTTACATGTCCGGTCATGGGCGCACGTTCGCCCTTTTCGTCAGTTCTGCAGGGTCAATCCCGCCTCCAGGGCCTTGTCGATACGGGCCTTCGCCTCTTCGAGATGCGCGCGCGTATAGTCATCGAACTCGAAAGTAGGCGGGGCCAGGCGTGAGGCCAGACGTGAAGAGAGGTTCTTGAGCTGCATCCGGGCCACCGAAATGGCGTCGGCCGGCATCTCGTTGTCATCCTCGGTTACGATGGCAACCATCGACTCCAGGTGGGCACGCTGCAGATCGCGGCGGTTGCTGATGATGTCCTGTCCCGGTGCACTCCAGACCTCCTGCCAGATAGCCTCGGTGAGACGTCCCATCAGCTCGGGTATGGTCACCGTATTCTCCGCGCCGAACTTGGCCTCGGTATCGCGGATGCGGGAGAGACGCTCGCCGTCCAGCAGCTGGTTGAGCAGCGACTGTTGGATACCCAGCATGGTCTGGTGCAGGGGATAGTCCGTCCGCCCCCCGTAGCTGGAGTTGTTGCCCCAGTGGCTCCATCGGTTGGCGCCGAACTGCTGGAACACCTCCTGCGGTATGTCCAGAGCGCCCGGCTGGAAGGCATATTCTACGATCATATCCAGCGCCTCTTCCTGCTCCTCCCGTGGAACCGGCACGAAGGGCATGCGGCCCTGCGGGTCGCCCACATGGTCGCGGTACTGGTGCTGTCCGCCGATGTATTTCACGGTGGGGGCCAGCGCGCGGGCGTACTGAAAGAAGTAGGACTGAAACAGGTCCGTGGCCTCGTAATACGGCATGTTGTCGTCCAGGGCAATTTCCGGCACCCGGGGAATCATGTCGCGAAGCATATCGGCTCGCTGTCGGCCCCAGGCCAGCGGATCGCTGCTCAGATCGTAGGTATTCACGTGGGGATCAAGTCCGCCGGTGTCGGTTCCGTAGGCGTGGCCGGGGAAGGCGACGTTGCGCGCAATCTCGTCGGCGTCGGCCTGGTCGGGGATATAGCCGTAGCTGACGACCCAGCGGTCATAGGAACCTACGCCAGGGTTCCAGTAGTGGCCGTCCATGCCCTCGCCTTCAGGGTTGACGTTGACCGTGGGATATTCCATGGCCGAACTGAAAACCCCGTTCTGCGAGGTAAACTCCTCGTCGTAGAGCTTCTCCAGCGGCGTGTCGATGGAGGAGCGGAAGTTGTGAGTCAGTCCCAGCGTGTGACCCACCTCGTGCATGGTCACCCAGCGGATGGCCTGGTCGAGGAACTCCTTCGGTACGGGCGATCCCGGCTGGATCACGCCGCGGGCCATCATAATGCCGCGGGCCATGTCAAGCTGGGTATGGAGCTCGGCGAAGAAGGCCTTGGTCTTCACGCCCTGCTCCATGAGCGCAATCTCCTCTTCGGAGCGGTTGTAGAGTTCGTCGATGGCGTTGCGGGGCTCAACCATTTCCCGGTAATCCGACTTGTCGCCCAGGATCATGTTGGCTTCGAAGAGGATGTCGGCATCCATGATCTCACCGGTGCGGGGATCGACGATGGAGGGACCGATAGCGCCGTAGCCGGGCTGGTCGCTAGTGCTCCAACGCAGGGAGGCGTAGCGGATATCCGCCGGATCCACCCCTTCGGGTATCATTTCGGCCTGGACGGCGTTGCGGAAACCGGCGGCCTCAAAGGCATCGGACCACGCTTCCACACCTTCGATCATCGCCTCCCGGAACTCCTCGGGGACGGTGCGGTCGATATAATAGACGATGGGTTCGCGGGGCGTGCAGAGCCCGTCGGAGCCGGGAGCGCCGTCACACTCAAGCCGCCAGCGGTTCACGTATCGCTTGAAAAAGGTTTTATCCTCCGTGGTAAAGTCCTTGTGCACCGTCAGGAAATAGCCAGTGCGGTCGTCCCCCATACGCGGCTCCATCGGCTGCTCGGGGAGTTTGGCAAGATTGTAGTGGATGGAGACGGGGATGTAACGTGTGTCAGGCACCGTCCGCGGACCGCCCGGGTTCTGGTTGCCGAAGGTGAGGGAGGCGGTAATGGCTGTGTTATCGGGGAAACTTTTTACCGATTTCATATAGCTGCGCGAGGGGTCCACCTGCACGCGTCCGCCGGCCGCACCCTGCACACGCTGGCTGATGTTGGACATGTCCGACACAAACCAGCTGTAGGCATCAATCAGCATCACCGAATCGGCGTTGGTGGCCTCGACTTCGGCGGTCTCCAGCACGGAGTTGCTGTAGGCCAGATCTACCGCGAGGGCCTCGGGCGTATTGGGGTCCGCCTTGTAGCGATGAGGTTTAATCACAAAAAAGATCTTGCCCTCGTGCTTTTCGAATGCGACGAGATTGCCCTCAAAGTAATTGAGCATGGTGCCGCCGTAAAGGCCGCTGGAACCGATGCCCTGGGCGATCTCGTAGTTCATCAGAAAATCCTGATTCAGCATCTCCTGGGGAATAGCCAGGTAGAGATGCCCGTCCTTGGTGTAGGTATCGATAAAACCGGGCTGATGGGTGGTACCCTCGATCAGCTCAGTGAACTTGTCCGTCGTGTCCGCCGCCTCGCCCTCCCCATTGCCGCCCTGTTGGGCGAAAGCATTGGCGGAGGAGAGAAGCAGGCACGCACAGAAGATAAGCAGGCTGTACTTCTTCATAATTTGCGTGTCCGTTGGTTGGAAATAAGTGGGTGTAAACAATCCGTGAATACGGGCAAAGTAGCTTTTTGTTGGGATGGAATCGAGAAAAATATGACTGGAGGGGCCAAAAAAATGCGTCAGCAGGTTTGCCAAGCAACGGAGAGGTGCGTATCTTTGAGGCTTCCGATTGCGCCCGTAGCTCAACTGGATAGAGCGTCTGGCTACGGACCAGGAGGTTGGGGGTTCGAATCCTCCCGGGCGTACTCATTTTTCCAACAGCTCCTCCTCCACCACCAAAGCCGGGACCGACCATAGTCCCGGCTTTGCTTTTTCCCGCACATAAACAACCGTACGGGGAAAAAATTGCCTGATCACAACTAATCTTAAAAGATTATAAGTATACCTATTGGATTAATAATAGAATTATTATAAATAGCTGATTTTTAATCATTTGTTCGATTTACATTTTTACAAATATTAGAAATTAAGTTTTTTTATACTCTTATTTGATTCATCCTATTGCCGGTGTTACTCTGATAGTAGTTAATCACTCAGCGCCAACATCAGTAACCGCAAAAGGTGTCATCATGAAAACACGAACCCGTATGCGCCTGTTATTTCTGGGCGTCATCTTGCTGGTATCTCCCGTCATCTTCTTTGATGGCAGAGGAGTCCGGCTAGGGTTGAACGACGTCTCAGCAGAGATTGGCACATGCTGCTTCTATTGGAACAGCCTCTGTTACGTCACCGAAGAATTGAAATTCCCAGGGTATTATGCCGTAGATCCCGGACACATGTGCCCTCCACCGGGCTGGCCCTTTCCAGCAGAGAGGGACTAGATAGCCATTTTTGATTTCCATTCACACCAAACTCCAACGACGGAGCCATGAAAAAATCCCTGATACGTACCCGACTGCTCCCGATCATCCTGACCGCGCTCTTCACTACAGGAGGAAGCCTGACCGCCCAACCCTCCCCCCAACCGACCGAGCCGATTGCCCTTCAATACGAGTGGAAACTCGATCGGGAGGTGCTTTACAATCCCTCCAAAATCAAATATGTCAAAGGATATATTGTCCTTACAAATGGTAACCCGGACCACCAGATAGCAATCCTGAGAGAGTCCGACCGGCAATACCTGGGTGGATTCGGACGGCACGGCAGGGGCCCATCGGAGTTTCTGAGTCCCTATCTCATCCTCTCCGAACCGGATAACCCTCTCTTTTGCGTCTATGACCTCAACCTTCGACGCATCTCCTGCTATAATGTGGAACAGACGGTCGGCGATTTCAGCAGGCCGCAGCCGGAACTGTCGGTTACCCTGGACGGAGATTTTGGAATGCCTATCAACCTGGAGGCACGGATGGATCAGAGGGAGTTCATTGTCACCGGTATCTTTTCGGACGAAACGCGTTATGTAATCTCGGACAGCACCGGAAAGGTCGTGCAGCGTGCGGGCACCATCCCGACCATTCTGAGGAACGCTCCCATCAACGTGCAGCACAATGCCGCCCTCGCCAGGGTCGCCTCCCATCCAGGGAACGGGAGGCTGGTATTCGCCTATAGGTTTATGGACCGGATCTCCATCTACTCGGCAGAGGGAGAGCTGCTGCACGACGTCAACGCCCCGGATCCTGAGGCCGAACCCGGGGTTATGCTGGCCTACACCGACTCCGGACAGCCCTATATGGCACAAGACAACGAGACCCGCATGTCCTACACCAACGTTATGGCGGACGAACAGCATATCTACGCGCTCTACTCCGGCCGTAAAAGAAAGGAGGGGACCGCCACCTATGCCGGACACCTGTATGTATATGACTGGAACGGCAAGCTGGTGTCCCGCAAACGGTTCGATACGTTCGTGGAGAGCTGTGCGCTCACCGACGAACCCGGTGACCTGCTGTGTGTAGTGGCATCGTCAGACGCCGAAGAAGACTTTCGTATCCTGAAGTATCACGTGTCGGAGGGGGACCGTCGAAATGGCTGAACAGAGAAAGTTCGACTGGGTAACTCTGTTGCTTGCTGTAACGGCCCTTGTGTTCCTCGGTCTGGCAGGGATGAAAGTGCTGGGAGGCGGATGTCACCCTGGTTGAGTTCTATAACTACGGCTGTGGATTCTGCCAGATGATGGATCCTTCCCTAAGAGAGATCCGGCGGAAATACGCTGAGACACTGAAGGTAGTCTATATACCGTTGCACATGGGCAGTTTCGGCAACGCGCTGGTGGACGCCCGGGCAGCATGGTGTGCGGAGGAACAACAGGGATTCGACAGGGTTCATGAGCTGCTGTATCGCCCCGAGGAGAATCCTAGGGACTGGGAGGCAATTGCCGGGAAAGCCGAGTTGCCTAACCCGGACGCATTCCTCGAGTGCGTGAACAGCAAACGCTTCGATCCGGTGATTGACAAGTTTGAGACCACGGCCATGGAGCTGGGCGTCCCCGGGGTTCCCTATTTTATAATCAACGGCAAGGCCTACATCGGCTCCTATCCCCGTGACATACTCGACCTTCTGGTTAACCAGGAGATGTAGGGAGGGACGGAAGGCACCCGGCCAAGGGGTACCCGCCTACGAAGCGGTGTAGCTGACGACGCGCTTCCAGTGGAGAGCGATAAATAGCGCCACCGCTCCCGTCTCCAACAGCCGACCGGCCACGTGCATCCACCCGACGGTGTAAAGATGGTAGAGAAGCACCAGCAGGATCCCCCCATTCAGCAACAGGGCCATGCCCAGGGCCGCACGGGGACTCCCCCGCGGGGGTCCTTCGAGGTGTCGGGGCAGCATCCAGTAGGCTGTGCCCAGGGTGAACTGTACCACCCAGCCCATGAGGGCCAGCTCAATGTGCAGCGGCAGCAGTTGCCAGAGTGCAGCGTGCAGGGGCCACGCCTTGTGCACCAGCAGCAGCGAGCCCATGCCTACGGCCACCATCAGGCAAGCCAGGGAGGAGCGAATCATAATGCGGCTGACGAGGGGCATCTAGTTTGCTGAATTTTTTCGGCCGGAGGATTGCTCTTTCGCGGCGCGCCTTTGCTCCCGTTCCTTTTTACGCTGCCGCCGGCGTTTTTCCTTGGACTGCACCCGGGGCCATATTTCCAGAAGGTAGGCTGCGGCCCCAGTCAGCTGCAGGAACCCGGAAAGGCCCAGAATCACGCCGGCTGCCGCATCCGGCGGACCCGCCGCGAAGGGTTCGGCTCCCACGCGCAGGACCAGGCCTGCGTTGAGGGCCAGGAAAGCCGTCCACGGTCTGGGCTGGGTCCGAATGCCCTCTTCGCGCGTTCGTCCGGGAAACATCCAGATGGATACGCCCATGATGATCTGAGTGATCCACCCCACAGTGAGCATGTGCCAGAAGAGAGGCATAAGCACGGGGAGACTCGCCAGATCCAGCGTCGAAAGAAGTCCGGTTGCCAGGGAAAACAGGAACCAGATGAGTCCGGTTCTTATAAAGAGTCGTGTAATGCGCGGCATAAGTCAGCGGTTTTTCCTTTCGATGATTTGCCCGGGAACTTTCCCCACGTCTCCCGGGGTTGCGCGAGCCAGGAGCGCCCATATCCACATCATGGCCAGCACAGGCAGGGCGGCCGCGGCCGCCAACACCCGAAAAGTCCACATGCCGGTCCAACCGGCGGGCACTGCAGGGGTGAGCAGCAGCAAGGAGAGAAGCACGGCGAGCACGCTGCCCGCCAGCAGATCATAGGACCGGTACGGCGCCTGACGGAGCAGGTGCAGAGCTGCGGCGCCCGCCAGGGTGAAAGCGCCCAACAGCAGCACATGCAGATATAGAATGCGAAGGGCATGGTTGGCGAGTAGAAAGTCGCCCGGCACTACCGAAGCCGCAAGCTGCATAAAACCCTTGAGAGTCAGGAAAGCCAGCGGCCATAGCAGCAGGGTGGAGAATCCTCCCCTGCGTTGCCAGAATCCATGACAGAGCGCCAGCAGCCCCAGTCCAGCGACGGCCCCGCCCAGGCGGCCGATGCCCAGCATCAGGGGGGAGAGCAAGTCTTCCGATATACCGTAGATGAAGGTGAGCGGGGCGCCCAGCACGATGGCCGTTACCGGCAGCGCCAGCCACCTCTTGCGGGTCCACGCACGAAGTTCCGCCGCCTCGGCCATCACGGCCAGGGCTGCCAGCACCACCCAACCCTCGGCAAAACAAGCCAGAAAGAAATGGGTAAGGGCCTTGCTCAGCAGGGGCGTTGCCGGCGCTAGGTTCTGGGCCAGCGCCACGCCCCAGGCCCCCAGGCTGCTGACCAGCAACAGGAGCAGCGCAGAGTCCATAAACAGCAGCCCCGGCCGGTCACCCGGCCCCCGGCGCAGCTTCCACCAGATGGCCATGAAGGCGTACCAGCTCACCATAACCGCTCCGCTTATGATAACGGAAAGAGGCAGGGTGATCCCGCCCAGGTATACCGGACGGTAACCGTATAAGAGGAAAAATGGCCAGGAAAGCAGGCCGAGACCCAGTCCCCAGGCGATGCAAGTCCGGAGCCTACGAATCAGGTGCGCCCGATCGGGGTGCCGGCGTGCCATTCTTCTCCACAGCAGGTACATGGGGAGAGGAACCGCCCACCCGAAGAACATCAGGTGGGAGTGTGCGTGGCGGAGGTTGTCCAGGCTCAGTCCCCCGGGAATCGGGGCCACCATGCCCGTTCGGTAAAGCAGTCCCGTCGCACCGGCCAGTATAAAGCAGAACAGAGCGCCCTGCCACAGCCATCGGTCCTTGTTCATGGTACCTTGTCGTCGGTTGACCCCGGCCTGGCGCTTCCTGCGGTCAGCGGGAAAGCCTTTCATGAAGCTCCAGCGCACGGGGAAACAGGATGTTGTTCTCCAGGTGCACGTGCTTGTGAAGGTCGTCGCGGAAGCCCTCCAGATTATGGAAATAGACCCGAAAAGTGGGACAGGCGTCCTCCGGCGGAATGAATCCACCGCTGATCTCCTCCAGCTCCGCCATGAGACGGCCGGCCTCCTCGTGTTCGGACTCCAGCATGGCCACAGCCTGCCGGGGCGTACCGCCCTCCAGCGTGGATTCAGGCGTACGGCCCTTGGCATCGGCCTCCACCAGCTGTTTGATATAAGGAAAGAGCAGAAGCTCCTCCTTGTCAAGGTGATCGGTCATTTCGTCCCGCAACTGCAGGAAAATCTCCAGCATGTCGTTCAGCGCCGGGTAGCTCCGGCCGTGCACCTTGGCCACCTTGCGGGCATAGGCCTCGATCTCGGGCAATTTTTCCCGCACGAATCGGTGGTGCATGCTGACGATATACTCCACCAGCAGGTCGGCGGGCCAGGAGGCGTAGTCCGCATCGCCGGATGCGCGTCCCAGGGCGGTACGAA
It encodes:
- a CDS encoding YCF48-related protein; translated protein: MNAKCTVNTFIILIMALVGCSTGEAGWTTVALPDAGEHTAVAVDFRDGERGMLVTSFRGSSRIYVTRDEGASWALVHEVDFGVHDIVMTEDEKAIAVGNRGILRTADFGASWRVWNADFQEPLKAVDFNGEESGMAVGRNGMILYTEDGGESWSRQESGSASFLTDVMFRGDGVAYAVGSGGTVLYTDDFGEHWTVKSTVVNEDLKAVHFLDGDSGLAIGSNGLILRTSDGGSTWKRTAGNTSNSLLGMHFLGQTGLLVGFDGTVLQTDDGGTSWKQVPIGTNRGLYDVHITSGESAVLVGDQATVMIRK
- a CDS encoding zinc-dependent metalloprotease, whose amino-acid sequence is MKKYSLLIFCACLLLSSANAFAQQGGNGEGEAADTTDKFTELIEGTTHQPGFIDTYTKDGHLYLAIPQEMLNQDFLMNYEIAQGIGSSGLYGGTMLNYFEGNLVAFEKHEGKIFFVIKPHRYKADPNTPEALAVDLAYSNSVLETAEVEATNADSVMLIDAYSWFVSDMSNISQRVQGAAGGRVQVDPSRSYMKSVKSFPDNTAITASLTFGNQNPGGPRTVPDTRYIPVSIHYNLAKLPEQPMEPRMGDDRTGYFLTVHKDFTTEDKTFFKRYVNRWRLECDGAPGSDGLCTPREPIVYYIDRTVPEEFREAMIEGVEAWSDAFEAAGFRNAVQAEMIPEGVDPADIRYASLRWSTSDQPGYGAIGPSIVDPRTGEIMDADILFEANMILGDKSDYREMVEPRNAIDELYNRSEEEIALMEQGVKTKAFFAELHTQLDMARGIMMARGVIQPGSPVPKEFLDQAIRWVTMHEVGHTLGLTHNFRSSIDTPLEKLYDEEFTSQNGVFSSAMEYPTVNVNPEGEGMDGHYWNPGVGSYDRWVVSYGYIPDQADADEIARNVAFPGHAYGTDTGGLDPHVNTYDLSSDPLAWGRQRADMLRDMIPRVPEIALDDNMPYYEATDLFQSYFFQYARALAPTVKYIGGQHQYRDHVGDPQGRMPFVPVPREEQEEALDMIVEYAFQPGALDIPQEVFQQFGANRWSHWGNNSSYGGRTDYPLHQTMLGIQQSLLNQLLDGERLSRIRDTEAKFGAENTVTIPELMGRLTEAIWQEVWSAPGQDIISNRRDLQRAHLESMVAIVTEDDNEMPADAISVARMQLKNLSSRLASRLAPPTFEFDDYTRAHLEEAKARIDKALEAGLTLQN
- a CDS encoding BF3164 family lipoprotein produces the protein MKKSLIRTRLLPIILTALFTTGGSLTAQPSPQPTEPIALQYEWKLDREVLYNPSKIKYVKGYIVLTNGNPDHQIAILRESDRQYLGGFGRHGRGPSEFLSPYLILSEPDNPLFCVYDLNLRRISCYNVEQTVGDFSRPQPELSVTLDGDFGMPINLEARMDQREFIVTGIFSDETRYVISDSTGKVVQRAGTIPTILRNAPINVQHNAALARVASHPGNGRLVFAYRFMDRISIYSAEGELLHDVNAPDPEAEPGVMLAYTDSGQPYMAQDNETRMSYTNVMADEQHIYALYSGRKRKEGTATYAGHLYVYDWNGKLVSRKRFDTFVESCALTDEPGDLLCVVASSDAEEDFRILKYHVSEGDRRNG
- the ric gene encoding iron-sulfur cluster repair di-iron protein codes for the protein MNQELAERTIGEIVAEDYRAAGAFKKFGLDFCCGGKRTVAEACNKKGVNVKELQQELRTALGRASGDADYASWPADLLVEYIVSMHHRFVREKLPEIEAYARKVAKVHGRSYPALNDMLEIFLQLRDEMTDHLDKEELLLFPYIKQLVEADAKGRTPESTLEGGTPRQAVAMLESEHEEAGRLMAELEEISGGFIPPEDACPTFRVYFHNLEGFRDDLHKHVHLENNILFPRALELHERLSR